The Engystomops pustulosus chromosome 9, aEngPut4.maternal, whole genome shotgun sequence genome includes a window with the following:
- the LOC140076554 gene encoding death domain-containing protein CRADD-like, producing MDPKHRDILRRMRLELCSQGVADGLVPQYLFQEGIITHEQLEDITSQATCQRRAMKLLDVLPSRGPKAFEVFLKSLSEFPWIRSKLDEICKENLVEKAFDLPNNMKDVCPSDKQLNLLADQLGAEWEKVLGYLGLDHVEIINCKVQNPYSVRTQAMAGLVKWRQHMGRKATFQCLWEALQAAEVHPSTMKTVLQSS from the coding sequence ATGGATCCTAAACACCGGGACATCCTCAGGCGTATGCGGCTGGAGCTCTGCTCGCAGGGGGTCGCTGATGGACTTGTCCCTCAGTATTTGTTCCAGGAGGGCATCATCACACATGAGCAACTTGAGGACATCACCTCGCAGGCCACCTGTCAGAGACGGGCCATGAAACTTTTGGATGTTCTTCCCTCCCGAGGACCCAAGGCATTTGAAGTTTTCTTGAAGTCTTTATCTGAATTTCCATGGATCCGTAGTAAATTAGATGAAATATGTAAAGAAAATTTGGTAGAAAAAGCATTTGATCTGCCCAATAATATGAAAGATGTCTGCCCGAGTGACAAGCAGCTGAACCTCCTGGCAGATCAGTTGGGGGCTGAATGGGAAAAAGTACTTGGTTATTTAGGACTGGATCACGTAGAAATCATCAATTGTAAAGTGCAGAATCCTTACTCTGTGCGCACACAAGCAATGGCGGGTCTGGTGAAATGGAGGCAGCATATGGGACGTAAAGCGACGTTTCAGTGTCTCTGGGAAGCTCTACAAGCTGCAGAAGTGCATCCATCCACAATGAAAACTGTACTGCAATCATCCTGA
- the LOC140077362 gene encoding uncharacterized protein, translating to MSEFEERFIYPNALYQTHATLWKRYIDDIVCIWGGPLDTLLTFQTYLNQIWPELQFTINYNQERIDFLDTTVIKNNMGLLMTDLYTKPTDRNSLLHFSSCHPTPCTQSLPNSQLQRVHRIVTDPSQKDIRLKEMCQKFRTLGYPEHTLRTPPSTDKQTTIKEPRVNFTHQYHPTIFRLHKAIRSHWSILRNIYPDIPEFANNCESSFLVYVIKCPCGLVYVGETVQHIRDRISKHKSDIRCNKLLLPLPHHFHQAKHRISQLKFQVVEHVPIPRRGGNRVKQLLLREAFWIHRLDTMTPHGLNREYEIQSLT from the coding sequence ATGTCTGAATTCGAAGAACGTTTCATCTACCCCAATGCACTCTACCAGACCCATGCTACCTTATGGAAAAGGTATATTGATGACATCGTTTGCATATGGGGAGGGCCCCTTGACACTCTTCTGACATTCCAAACATATCTTAACCAGATCTGGCCAGAACTACAGTTCACCATTAATTACAATCAAGAACGTATCGACTTTTTGGATACCACGGTCATCAAAAACAACATGGGCCTCCTCATGACTGATCTGTACACGAAACCCACTGACCGCAATAGTCTTCTACATTTTTCCAGTTGTCACCCAACCCCCTGTACGCAGTCCCTACCCAACTCTCAACTACAACGTGTCCACAGAATCGTCACAGACCCATCACAAAAAGACATACGCCTCAAAGAAATGTGCCAGAAATTCAGAACCCTGGGCTACCCAGAGCACACACTCAGAACACCACCATCCACTGACAAGCAAACCACCATCAAGGAACCACGCGTCAACTTCACACATCAATATCACCCCACCATTTTTAGGCTACACAAAGCCATACGTAGTCACTGGTCTATCCTGAGGAACATTTATCCGGATATTCCGGAATTTGCCAACAACTGCGAATCATCTTTTCTAGTTTATGTCATCAAATGCCCCTGTGGTCTCGTCTATGTTGGCGAAACAGTACAGCACATACGCGACCGCATATCAAAACACAAATCCGACATCCGCTGCAACAAATTACTACTACCTTTGCCCCACCACTTCCATCAGGCCAAACACAGAATTTCTCAACTCAAATTTCAAGTAGTTGAACATGTCCCCATCCCACGACGAGGCGGTAACAGAGTTAAACAGTTACTACTCCGTGAAGCCTTTTGGATCCATAGATTGGACACCATGACCCCACATGGTCTCAACAGAGAATATGAAATCCAAAGTTTGACTTAA